GCACATGACCGGCCAGCGCAGTTGTGGTGGACTTGCCGTTGGTTCCCGTGATCGCCACCAGCTTCGCACCTGTCCCCGCCAGCTCGCGCGCCAGGATTTCCGTATCACCGATGATTTCCACGCCGCAGGCGAGAGCTTTCTTTACGCTCCAGTGCGGTTCGGGGTGGGTGAGCGGCACGCCAGGTGACAGGACGAAACTGTCCAGCGTCGTAAAATCGACACCATGCAGATTGACCACCGGCAGTCCCTGCTCCTTTGCCATGTCGGACGCAGCAGGTGCATCGTCCCATGCCAGCACCTCAGCACCACCGCGCACAAGGGCATCGACAGTGGCGTTACCACTGCGGCCCAGGCCGAATACGCCGACCCTTTTGCCTTTAAAGCTGTGCGCTGCGATAGTCATTGTGTCAGGTAGCCTCTAGCGCAACTTCAAGGTGGCAAGGCCGATAAGCGCCAGAACCACTGAAATGATCCAGAAGCGGATCACGATAGTCGGTTCCTTCCAGCCCTTCTGCTCGAAGTGATGATGCAGCGGCGCCATTGCGAACACCCGCTTGCCGGTAAGCTTGAACGATGCCACCTGCACGATCACTGAAACGGTTTCCAGCACGAACAGGCCACCGATAATGGCCAGGACGATTTCATGCTTCGCCGCCACGGCAATGGCGCCCAGCGTACCGCCGAGAGACAGGGACCCCGTATCGCCCATGAAGATCATGGCAGGTGGAGCGTTGAACCATAAGAATCCAAGGCCGGCCCCGATCAGGGCGCCGCACAGAACCGCCAGTTCACCGGTGCCTCGAATATAGTGGATCTGCAGGTAGTCGGCGAACTTCACATTACCGGCAAGATACACGATGACGCCAAAACTGGCGGCGGCAATCATCACCGGCACGATGGCCAGTCCGTCGAGACCGTCGGTCAGGTTCACAGCGTTACCGGCACCAACCACCACCACCATGCCAAACAGCACGAACACCGCACCCAGTTGGATCAGCGTATCCTTCAGGAACGGCAGTGCCAGGGCATTGGACAGCTTGTCATCGCCCAGCGCGGTGAACATCCACACCGCAAATCCGGCAATCACGAATTCCAGCGCCAATCTCATGCGCCCTGAAAAACCGCCGACGGCAGCGCGGGTCACTTTCAGATAGTCGTCATAAAAGCCAATCGCGCCGAAGCCCAGGGTGACGAACAAGACCGACCATACATAAAGATTGTTGAGGTCGGCCCACAGCAGCGTCGAGATCACGATGCCGGCCAGAATCATCAATCCGCCCATGGTGGGAGTGCCCTGTTTTTCAATAATGTGCCGGGCCGGGCCGTCTTCGCGGATCGGCTGGCCCCTGCCCTGTTTCAAGCGCAGGTTGGAGATCAGCCAGGGGCCGAACATGAACACCAGAAACAGGGATGTCATCAGCGCCCCACCGGTTCTGAAAGTGATGTAGCGGAACACGTTCAACCCGGAAATCTGGTCACTTAGTTCGAGAGATAGATAGTAGAACATGAGTATTCCCCTCCAGAAGCTCAGCCTCCGGATGTGCCCCTGTATTGTTTGATTACTGCATCAACCACCGGTGCCATGCGCGACCCCAGCGACCCCTTTATCATGATAACGTCGTTGGCTTGTATGGACTCAAGCAGCGGTGCGATCAGGTCCTGCGATGACGGTGCATACGCACCACGCGCCGCAACCGGCAACTTCTGCCAGAGAGCGTTCATGGCGGGACCGCAGGCAAACACTTGATCAACTTCAGCAGTTTGCAGCGGATCAACCAGTTCACCGTGAAGGCGATCCGAATGATCACCAAGTTCCAGCATGTCGCCCAATACGGCAATCCGCCGTCCGCGCCCGGACGGCTGCGAGGCGCCAAGCATCTCCAGCGCTGCGCGCATGGACGCCGGGTTGGCATTGTAGCTTTCGTCGATAACCGTGACATGGGACCCGTCCCTGCTCAGCTTGTGGCGCACGCCACGCCCTGACGGCGGGGTAATGTTGGCCAGAGCCAGTGCGCATTTCGCAAGATCAGCGCCCGCCGCCTCACAGGCAGCCAGGACGGCAAGAGAATTCAAGACCACATGCTTGCCGGCGGCACCCAGTTTGTAGGTGACCTGCTGGCCGCGTACATCTGCCGTGACGCATGAGCAGGTGTCGTGCAGGGTCACCTGTTTCAGTGCAATGTGCGATCCGTCCTTTTCGCCAAAGCTGCGAATGTCCGTGATGTCCTGTTCATGTGCAGCATCGCGCAGCAGATCAAAAAACTCGGTGTCGTGATTGATGATGGCCACACCGCCTGTAACCAAGCCGGTAAAGATTTCTGCCTTGGCCCGCGCAATGTCGGACAGCGACGCAAAGTGCCCAAGATGGCTTTCCGCAATCGCCGTGACGATTGCGGTGTGCGGGCGCACCATGTCGATCAGCGTTTCGATTTCACCGGCATGATTCATGCCGACCTCGAACACACCAAACTCGGCAGTGCGCGAAAACCGCGCCAGGGTAAGCGGCACACCCCACTGATTGTTGAACGACGAAACCGACGCGTGGGTTTCTCCGCATGATGCCAGAGCAACCTTGAGGGCGTCCTTTGTGGTTGTCTTGCCGACTGAGCCGGTAACCGCGATGACATGCGCACTGCTGCGCGTCCGCGCCGCCCGTCCCAGTGCCTCAAGAGCCGCCAGCGCATCATCCACGACGAGCACCGGGCCAGCATCCCGCATGGCACTGTCGGGCCGCGAGACGATGGCTACGCCGGCACCGGCCTTGAGTGCGTTGGCCGCATATTCATGGCCATCGGTGCGCTCCCCCTTGATGGCAACGAAGATATCACCTGCGCTGATGGCGCGACTGTCTATCGCAACACCGTCCAGCGCCTCGGTTACCTCGCCGTCAAGGTGTCCGCCGGTGGCCTCGACAACCTCATCGATGGTCCACAAGGGTTGATCAGCCATTGGCAACCCTCCCCGCTACACAGGCCAGAACAGCTTCCTGGTCTGAGAACGGAATGACCTTCTTGCCGACGGTCTGGCCGGTCTCATGACCCTTGCCGGCAACAACCAGCACATCGCCTGAAGCCAGGTTGTCTACGCCATGTTGAATAGCCTGGGCCCGGTCCCCTATCTCGATCCCGTCCGGACATGCGGCCATGATGGCCTTGCGGATCAGGGCGGGGTCTTCGGTGCGCGGATTGTCATCGGTTACAATGGCAATATCGGCATGTTCGCAGACAACCTTGCCCATTTCGGGCCGCTTGCCCGGATCGCGATCACCGCCAGCCCCGAACACCACCTGCAGCCTGCCGGTCGCATATGGACGCAGGGACTTGAGCACATGCTCGAGTGCATCAGGGGTATGGGCGAAGTCCACGAAAACCGGCGCTCCGGCATGTGTCGTTGCGACCAGTTCGAGCCTGCCGGATGCGCCCTGAAGCTGCTCCAGGGCCCTTATCGCATGGGGTTCCGAACCTCCTGCGGCAACCACCAGGCCAACCGCCATAAGCGCATTCTCGGCCTGGAAATCCCCAACCAGCGGCAGGTAAACATTATACCCGCCCTCCTGCCCCTTGATCTCGAGCAACTGACCAAACCCTTGCTGTGTCGCCGAAACCAGCTTCAGGCCGGTTCCCTTGCGCCCGACGCTGGACACCACCAGGCCACGCGACGTGCAGCGCGCCATGATGTCTTTCGCTTCAGGCATATCCGAATTGACAATGGCAGTAGCACCTTCGCTGAGCACCTCTTCGAACAACATCATCTTTGCATCAAGATAGGCCTCGAAGGTCTTGTGGTAGTCCAGGTGGTCCCGCGTCAGGTTGGTGAACCCGGCAGCGGCGAACCGTGCGCCATGCAAACGATATTGTGCCAGGCCGTGGCTGGACGCCTCCAGTGCAACATGGCTTACCTGTTGGGCTGCGAGTTCAGCCAGAGCAGCATGAATCTCGACAGGGTCCGGTGTGGTATGAACGAGTTTCCGCGTACCGCCGGGCGAAACGATACCGACCGTGCCTATACTGGCGGCTGACAGTCCGAGCACCGCCCAGATCTGGCGCACGAACGACGCTACCGATGTCTTGCCATTGGTACCGGTGACCGCAACCATGACGTCCGGCTGGCGGACATAAAAACGAGCCGCCATGCGAGCGAAAACAAGCCGTGGATTATCGCATACAACCACCGGTACGGCCAGGCCGTCCGGCAGCTCCGCATCGCGACCGGTAACAATCGCAACCGCGCCGTTATCAATCGCACTTTGCACATAGCTTGCGCCGTCGGCTTCGACACCGGCAAGCGCGGCAAACACCTCGCCCTGCTTGATCAGACGGCTGTCGCTGTTCAATCCGGAAACTATTACGTCGCCGGAGCCGTCGGGAATCTCGGCAATGGAATGCATCAGGCTGGACAGTGTCATGCTCATTGGCCGGCACCTGCAAGGCTGGCCTGCGTATCGGCTTTTTTGCGTTCTTTCAGAACCCGGGTCTTGTATTTTTTCAGTTTTCCCGACGAGGTCTCATCAAACTTCGGCATCACCCCCAGAAGCGGGGCAATCCGCGCAATGACCTTGCCGGCGGTCGGTACCGCATTCCAGCCGGACGTAGCATAACCATGGGTTTCCGGCAGCGGCTTTGGTTCATCCAGCATGATCAGGATTACAAATTTCGGATCATCCATGGGAAATGCACCGACGAAGGAGTTCAACCGGTGGTTCTTGGAATACCTGCCGTTGACCACCTTTTCGGCAGTCCCCGTCTTGCCGCCAACGCGGAAGCCCGGCACCCCGGCCTTGCCGGCGGTACCCTTGTCTACATTGAGCTTGAACAAATAGCGCATGTCCGCGCTGGTGGACGGTTTAATCACTTGTTGAGCAAGGGCCTCGGCGGTTTCTGCATCGCGGCGCAGCAACGTAGGCGGTATTAGCTTACCGCCGTTGAGCAAAGCTGCTGCGACTGTGGCACCCTGCAACGGTTGTACGGCAAATCCGTGACCAAAAGACGCCGTGACGGTTACCAGCTTACCCCATTTCTTGGGCAATAACGGCTTGGCCGCCTCAGGCAGTTCGGTAGTCAAACGGTCGAAAAACCCCATCTTGCGCAGGAAAGCCTGGTGACCGTCCAGACCGACATCCAGCGCCATTTTTCCGGTGCCTATGTTTGACGAAAACATGAAGATTTCCGGCACACTCAGAATACGCCGCTTGGCATGGAAATCGTTGATGCGGGCGCGGCCGATCACCAGCGGGTAACGGGCGTCATACCGCGAATTAAGCGTCGCGGTACCGGCGTCGAGAGCCATGGCGAAGGTGACCGCCTTGACGATCGATCCCAGTTCAAACACACCGGCTGTCACGCGATTGACGTTCTCGCTCTTGAGCGCGTCCTTGGGATTGTTGGGACTGTAATCCGGCAGGGAAACCAGCGACAATACCTCACCGGTATCGGACCTGAGCACGATGCCGGCTGCGGCCTTGGCGCTGAACTTGGTGATGGACTTGCGCAACTCGTCGGTGACCGCATGCTGGACACGGACATCAATCGAGGTTTGCGCCGGCATGCTGGCGGCACGTTCCGTCTCGGCAAGTGAAGCCGTGTAGAGAGCACCCTGGTCATCAAGGAACTTCTCGAGGCCTGCAATTCCGTGCGAGTCTACGTCAACGGAACCCAGGACATGGGATGCCAGCTTGCCCATCGGGTAGATGCGGCGGGTTTCCGCCCGGAAACCAACCCCGGGTATGCCCATATTGTGGATCAGCTCACGCTGGCCGGGAGAGACCTCGCGCTTGATCCAGACAAACCGCCGTTTGCGTTTGTCCAGCTTGCGGCGCAGGTCTTTCGCATTCAGTTCAGGCAAGGCGCCCGTCAACAGCTCAACGGCTTCATCGACGTCGATCATCTTGGCTGGGTCAGCATACAGTGATGACACCGGAATATCGGTTGCCAGCACATTGCCGTGCCGGTCGGTTATGTCGGGCCGCGGAATGCGCACCTTGGCATCGAATTGCGCTGTCCGGTTGACCTGCCCGCCCTCAACCAATGTCAGCCATCCAAGCTTGCCGACCAGTACCGCAAATCCCAGTGCAAAGCCTGCCACCACCAGCCGCAGCCGCTTGTGGCCGCGAAAGGTAAAGTCTGCCTGGCTGGTATCGATTGGGTTTGCTCTGGTCATTGCATCATCCGCAACAGGTCTGCCATGGGATCATCGGAGGCCGGAGTCTTGTCCGGTTCATGCGCCGGTGCAGCTGGCAGCTTTGCCGCCAGTCCGTTCAGTTCAACCAGTTGGTCAGGCAGTACAGGCGCGAGCTCCAGATGGTTCCTGGCAAGCTGCTCCAGCCGTTGCGGCCGGGTCAGCATGCTCCACTCGGCATTCAACAGCCCGATAAATTCATATTCGCTTTCGATACCTTTATCGACGCGTGCGATCTCTCTTTCAACCGAGCGGGTCCGGTGTTCAAGGGTGTACAGTGCAAAGCCTGCTGCCAGCACACAGACAACCAGTATGACATTGAGCAATCTCAGCACAGCGTCACCTCGCGTCCGAAATCCTCAAGCGCAAACGGGTGCGGCTCGGCTTCGGTGCGCCTGCCGGCACGAAGCCGCGCAGATCGTGCCCGCGGGTTTGAGGCAGTTTCGCTCTCGTCGGCAACCACGCCGCCACGGGCCAGATCCTCAAAAGACGGATCCGGTTCCGCGACCTGGGGCGCATGGCGCGAGGCTCGCGCGGCGCGCCCCGACCTTTGGTGCAGGAAGCGCTTCACGATCCGGTCCTCAAGGGAATGGAATGTCACAATCGCCAGCCGGCCACCGGGCGCCAGCAACCGTTCAGCTGCTGCAAGTGCTTCAGCCAGTTCTCTCAGTTCCGCATTCACATAGATGCGCAAGGCCTGAAATGTGCGGGTCGCCGGGTGGATGGACGGTCCCTTGAATTTAGGCGGACGGCCAAGCGTTGCCTCGATCAGTGCCGCGAGATCAAGCGTCCGGGTGAAAGGTTCCAGCTTGCGTCGTTTGGTAATTGCTTTTGCAATGGCGAAAGCGCGTTTTTCCTCGCCGAGGACCCCGATGATGTGGCGCAAATCGCGTTCTTCGAACTCGTTGACGACATCTGCCGCGCTGGTGCCCTGCTGCTCCATGCGCATATCCAGAGGCCCGTCCCGCATGAAGGAGAACCCGCGTTCGCCCTGATCCAGTTGCATGGATGACACACCGACATCCAGGACAATACCGTCCACATTGGCCAGTCCGGCATCTGCCGCGATTTGCTCCATCTGCGAAAACCGGCCCTGCACCAGTGTCAGCCGGTCGGCGGAGCTCTGAACCAGCCAGTCACCGGCTGCAATTGCGTTCGGGTCGCGGTCTATGGCGATAACCCTGCAGGACGCGGCATCGAGCACGGCCCTGGTGTAGCCGCCTGCCCCGAAAGTGCCGTCGACAAAGACTTCACCATGCGCCGGGCACAGCACATCCATCACCGGGCCAAGCAGCACAGGTATATGGAGATCTGGCGTATGATCGCCTGAACGGGTCATGGTTGTAATGCGGCTCCACCTGACGAACGGCCCTGAAGGCGCGTCCATCGCCAAAATCTTAACAAGCGTTAGGACTTTGGAGCCGGGATACTTAACAAACCGTTGATTTCATGCCTCGTTTTGCACCCGGAGGGCAAATTTCGCCGTTTGGTACATCTTCCACGGACAAGACACCGGAATAAAACAGGCAAAACGCGGCAACATCCTGACCCGGGTGGCGATGATTCCCTGCAATGCCTGTTTTTCCTGCGCTACGGCAATGGTTTCCCGGTTTATTGGAATTCCGGCCTTGAGGTTGTATACTCGGTTGAGCGATTTGCGAGGCAGCCCGGATCCGGGTCGCTTCGTTGACAGATACACCCGCCCAGGAGGAAATCGATATGAAATCAAGAAAGCTACTCACACTGTGCTGCGCCGCCGCCATGTCTGCCTGCAGTTCGGCCGCTTTTGCTGCGGATGTCGTGATCGGTGTTCCCAACTGGCCGTCCGTTCAGGCAACGGCTCACGTTTTGAAAGTCGCCATGGAAAACAAACTCGGTATTGAGGTCGAGCTGAAGAACGGGTCCAACAAGGCAGTGTTCGACGCAATGGACGCCGGTTCAATCCATGTGCATCCGGAAGCCTGGCTGCCGAACCTGGACCACCTCAAGCGCCAGTATGTCGACGGCAAGAAGTCCATCAAGATGACAGGGAACGCGGCCACCGGCGAACAGGGCATGTGCGTGACCAAGGGAACCGCGGAAAGAACCGGAATCACGGACATCAAGCAACTGAGAGAGCCGGAGATGGCCAAGAAGTTTGATACCGATGGTGACGGCAAAGGCGAGGTCTGGATAGGCGCGCCAGGATGGGGATCGACACCCATCGAGCAGATACGCGCGCGCTCCTACGGGTACGACAAGACATTGGACCTGAAGATCATGGAGGAAGCCGCTGCCCTGGAAACAGTGAACAACGCGGTGAAGGAGAAAAAGGACATCGTCTTTTTCTGCTACACCCCGCATTACATGTTTGCGGCAAATGAACTGGTGCTCCTAAAAGAACCGGCTCACGACCCGAACCAGTGGGTCATCGTGCCGCCATCGCCCACACCGGGCTGGCTGGAAAAATCGTCCGCAGCGGTTGCCTGGGATACCGCAACACTTCATGTCAGCTACGCCACTGCACTTGAACAGGCACAGCCCAAGGCCGCGGCCATGCTGTCCAAGGTGAAACTGGACACCGAAACCCTGACCAAGATGACCTTCGCGCTGGAGGTCGAAAAGCAGGAACCGGCCGCGTTTGCAGCCAAGTGGGTCGAGGAAAACAAGGCGACCGTCGACAGCTGGTTCCAGTAACCGTTGAAGCCAGAATCGGGGAATGGTGAAAATCGGCGGCCGGGTTCGCCTCGTCACCATCCCCGACGAATTGCCACCGGATGATGAGGCCGGCAGGCTGGAAGTCAGTGAGATGAACGGGCAACCGGCCTACATGGACCAAGCCCGGTTTGAGCCGTCTTGCCTGCTCGTGGTGACGTGAAAACGGCCCCTGTTTCGGGGCCGTTTTCAGTTTATCAAAGCACAGTGACTGGCCCGGCACTCAGCGCCGGTTGCCACCCGGCCGGCGGTTCTGACCCTGTCCAGGAGGCGGCGGGCTGCCTGATTTGGTGTCCTTGTGCCGGAAAGTAATGCGGCCCTTGTCGAGATCGTAAGGGGTCATCTCCACCGTCACCCGGTCACCTGCAATGGTGCGAATCCTGAACTTCTTCATCTTGCCGGCAGTGTAGGCGATGATCTCGTGATCATTCTCGAGTTTAACCCGAAAGCGCGAGTCTGGCAGGACCTCGGTAACGATACCTTCAAACTCGAGCACTTCTTCTTTCGACATAAAAACCTATTCCCTCGCGGTGTCTGTTGATGGATGCATACCCGTTTGCGCGCCAGCAATCAATTGCTCAAAAAACAAAAGCCGGACAAAGCCCGCATTTTTGCGCGCTTTTATCCGGCATCAGCCGAAACGGGCTTGCGGTTGCCTGCAATATCAGGCCCCGCTGCCCGAACCAGTTTCCCGACATCACCGCAGCCGGTCCGGTTCAACAGAACCCGCGCTGTTATGTCGTCAGTCAGTTTCAGGCCGGGCTGGTCAGCCCATCTGGATGTCGGTTGCCTGCTGACCTCTGCCGCGTGGATCATCTTCCACGACAAAGCTGACTTTATCGCCGTCAGCAAGTCCTTCCAGGCCTGAACGCTGGATGGCGGTGATGTGCACGAACACATCCTTGGAGCCATCTTCCGGTGCGATAAAGCCGAACCCTTTCTGGGTGTTGAAGAACTTGACGGTGCCGCTGACACGCATGGGGATATTCCTTTCCCGCTATCAATCTGGAATGACCAGTCCGGCTCAAAACTCAGTGCCGGTCTCCGGGCGTACTCGGGAAAGCAGTCGTGCCTCAAATCCAGGACAACGCAATTCTAATCCGATCGTCGCTGGACACATCCATTCCATATTCGATGTGCCGGTGACACCGATCATAGGGCAGAAACCGCCTCAGGGCAATTCAAACAGCAACCAAAAACTGCGGCGGTTCTGCCGTTTTTCTAAAATTGTCCGCGTAAGCACTTTCTGTACCTGTTCCAGGCGGCTTCCGTCTTCAGTTTGAAGGCCTGCTGCTTGTACCAGTGGCATTTTGCGTGAATGGTACTGCCCCGGGCATAGGCAGCATCGCTTGTGACAGCCGATACGCCAAGCATGGAAACGGCGTATATCAAGGTAGCGGCAACTGCATAACTTGCGATCTTCATGTTGATCTCTCCTTTAATGACTTTCTTTATACGGAGATCAGCGCTTCGCCGATCAGCCTGTTGCCGGAATTGATGCAGGCGAGGCCGGGACGAGGCAATTCAAACCGGCTCAAAAACATGTGCGGGAAAGTGACTGACACCAGCCGGCCTGTAAGCCGGGTTCTGTCCATGGCGCATGCTGCACCACTGGATGACCATTCATCTGGGATGTACGTTACCGCACACCTCTTGCGACCAACCCGGGCAGCGTTCCGGAAGAACACGAACCGGCTCGCCATTTAAGGCGCGCCTGCTGCCCCTATTTAGTCTTGCTCCCGGTGGGGTTTGCCGTGCCGCTTCCGTTACCGGACGCGCGGTGCGCTCTTACCGCACCCTTTCACCCTTACCTTCGCCCGTTGCCGGGCGTGAGGCGGTTTGCTTTCTGTGGCACTTTCCCTGGAGTCACCTCCGCCGGACGTTATCCGGCACCGTGTCTCCGTGGAGCCCGGACTTTCCTCACAACGCCCCCGGTCCCGAAGGGATCAGTAACATTGCGCGGTCATCCAGCCGACTGGTGTCAAGGTTTTCATCTAGCACACTTGTTGCGCACATGCACCGGCTTGTTGCGGCTCAGGCAGAACGGGCCGCCAGCACGGCCGCAAGCGTTGCAAGTGTCGACACATCCGCCCGCCCGTCACACAGCTCCGGTCGAAAATGCAGCTGGAAGGCCCGGACCACGGTTGCCGTCGCACCATCATAATCACCGGTCACATCGATGCCGTATCCAAAGGCTGCAAGGTTTTGCTGCAAGCTGCTGACATCAGCACCGACAGCGCCTTCCGCCAGCACCGGCCCGTCAGCAATCGCTGCAGGCGTCACCCACAAACCGATACCCCGGCTTGCCAACCGGGCCCACGGAAATTTTTCTCCCGGGTCAATCTTGCGCCCCGGTGCCACGTCCGAATGAGCCAGGACGTGCCGGGGCTCAATGGCGTGACGGGCGACAATGTCCTGCCCCAGGGCAATCACAGCCTCGATCTGGACATCTGGAAAATCATGATAGTTGTCACCATGGCCGGGATTGCAGATCTCGATGCCGACCGAGCGTGAGTTGATGTCACCGGCGCCTTCCCAGGATGACTTGCCGGCATGCCAGGCGCGTTTGTCTTCATCGACCATGTGCACGATGCCGCCATCCTGGCGCACCAGGTAATGACATGACACCTCGCGCTCGCCGTTTGTCAGTATCTCGATTGCAAATTCAGGTGTCGGCACGCCGGTATAATGCAGCAGCAGTATGTCCGGCCCGGCCACGCCGACGCGGTCGCTGAAATTGGTTGCCGGGATCAGTTCATGCGGCAGGCCGGTAACACTCATATACCACGCTCACGTTCGACCTGCCCCCAGGCCTCGGTGATACGGGCCAGCCGGGTTGTGGCGATTGCCACCGCTTCTTCGGGCATGCCGGCTGCAATATGACGGTCAGGATGGTTTTCCTTCACCAGCTTGCGGTAATGCGCCTTGAGGTCACCGTCGCTTGCTGCGCAGTCAATGCCGAGAATGCTGTAGGGATCGCTGTCGGTACCGCGAAGGTTTCGCGAGCGGATGCAGCCGAAGCGGTCTTCGAGGCCGAATATCTGAGATACTTCCTCCAGGAACGCCAGTTCCTGTTCACCAACGGCCCCGTCGGCACGCGCGATGTGAAACAGGCCGTCAACCAGGTC
Above is a window of Anderseniella sp. Alg231-50 DNA encoding:
- a CDS encoding N-acetylmuramoyl-L-alanine amidase gives rise to the protein MSVTGLPHELIPATNFSDRVGVAGPDILLLHYTGVPTPEFAIEILTNGEREVSCHYLVRQDGGIVHMVDEDKRAWHAGKSSWEGAGDINSRSVGIEICNPGHGDNYHDFPDVQIEAVIALGQDIVARHAIEPRHVLAHSDVAPGRKIDPGEKFPWARLASRGIGLWVTPAAIADGPVLAEGAVGADVSSLQQNLAAFGYGIDVTGDYDGATATVVRAFQLHFRPELCDGRADVSTLATLAAVLAARSA
- a CDS encoding UDP-N-acetylmuramoyl-L-alanyl-D-glutamate--2,6-diaminopimelate ligase, with the translated sequence MTLSSLMHSIAEIPDGSGDVIVSGLNSDSRLIKQGEVFAALAGVEADGASYVQSAIDNGAVAIVTGRDAELPDGLAVPVVVCDNPRLVFARMAARFYVRQPDVMVAVTGTNGKTSVASFVRQIWAVLGLSAASIGTVGIVSPGGTRKLVHTTPDPVEIHAALAELAAQQVSHVALEASSHGLAQYRLHGARFAAAGFTNLTRDHLDYHKTFEAYLDAKMMLFEEVLSEGATAIVNSDMPEAKDIMARCTSRGLVVSSVGRKGTGLKLVSATQQGFGQLLEIKGQEGGYNVYLPLVGDFQAENALMAVGLVVAAGGSEPHAIRALEQLQGASGRLELVATTHAGAPVFVDFAHTPDALEHVLKSLRPYATGRLQVVFGAGGDRDPGKRPEMGKVVCEHADIAIVTDDNPRTEDPALIRKAIMAACPDGIEIGDRAQAIQHGVDNLASGDVLVVAGKGHETGQTVGKKVIPFSDQEAVLACVAGRVANG
- the mraY gene encoding phospho-N-acetylmuramoyl-pentapeptide-transferase — translated: MFYYLSLELSDQISGLNVFRYITFRTGGALMTSLFLVFMFGPWLISNLRLKQGRGQPIREDGPARHIIEKQGTPTMGGLMILAGIVISTLLWADLNNLYVWSVLFVTLGFGAIGFYDDYLKVTRAAVGGFSGRMRLALEFVIAGFAVWMFTALGDDKLSNALALPFLKDTLIQLGAVFVLFGMVVVVGAGNAVNLTDGLDGLAIVPVMIAAASFGVIVYLAGNVKFADYLQIHYIRGTGELAVLCGALIGAGLGFLWFNAPPAMIFMGDTGSLSLGGTLGAIAVAAKHEIVLAIIGGLFVLETVSVIVQVASFKLTGKRVFAMAPLHHHFEQKGWKEPTIVIRFWIISVVLALIGLATLKLR
- a CDS encoding cold shock domain-containing protein, whose protein sequence is MRVSGTVKFFNTQKGFGFIAPEDGSKDVFVHITAIQRSGLEGLADGDKVSFVVEDDPRGRGQQATDIQMG
- a CDS encoding penicillin-binding transpeptidase domain-containing protein → MTRANPIDTSQADFTFRGHKRLRLVVAGFALGFAVLVGKLGWLTLVEGGQVNRTAQFDAKVRIPRPDITDRHGNVLATDIPVSSLYADPAKMIDVDEAVELLTGALPELNAKDLRRKLDKRKRRFVWIKREVSPGQRELIHNMGIPGVGFRAETRRIYPMGKLASHVLGSVDVDSHGIAGLEKFLDDQGALYTASLAETERAASMPAQTSIDVRVQHAVTDELRKSITKFSAKAAAGIVLRSDTGEVLSLVSLPDYSPNNPKDALKSENVNRVTAGVFELGSIVKAVTFAMALDAGTATLNSRYDARYPLVIGRARINDFHAKRRILSVPEIFMFSSNIGTGKMALDVGLDGHQAFLRKMGFFDRLTTELPEAAKPLLPKKWGKLVTVTASFGHGFAVQPLQGATVAAALLNGGKLIPPTLLRRDAETAEALAQQVIKPSTSADMRYLFKLNVDKGTAGKAGVPGFRVGGKTGTAEKVVNGRYSKNHRLNSFVGAFPMDDPKFVILIMLDEPKPLPETHGYATSGWNAVPTAGKVIARIAPLLGVMPKFDETSSGKLKKYKTRVLKERKKADTQASLAGAGQ
- the infA gene encoding translation initiation factor IF-1 → MSKEEVLEFEGIVTEVLPDSRFRVKLENDHEIIAYTAGKMKKFRIRTIAGDRVTVEMTPYDLDKGRITFRHKDTKSGSPPPPGQGQNRRPGGNRR
- a CDS encoding glycine betaine ABC transporter substrate-binding protein; the protein is MKSRKLLTLCCAAAMSACSSAAFAADVVIGVPNWPSVQATAHVLKVAMENKLGIEVELKNGSNKAVFDAMDAGSIHVHPEAWLPNLDHLKRQYVDGKKSIKMTGNAATGEQGMCVTKGTAERTGITDIKQLREPEMAKKFDTDGDGKGEVWIGAPGWGSTPIEQIRARSYGYDKTLDLKIMEEAAALETVNNAVKEKKDIVFFCYTPHYMFAANELVLLKEPAHDPNQWVIVPPSPTPGWLEKSSAAVAWDTATLHVSYATALEQAQPKAAAMLSKVKLDTETLTKMTFALEVEKQEPAAFAAKWVEENKATVDSWFQ
- the ftsL gene encoding cell division protein FtsL, whose translation is MLRLLNVILVVCVLAAGFALYTLEHRTRSVEREIARVDKGIESEYEFIGLLNAEWSMLTRPQRLEQLARNHLELAPVLPDQLVELNGLAAKLPAAPAHEPDKTPASDDPMADLLRMMQ
- a CDS encoding UDP-N-acetylmuramoylalanyl-D-glutamyl-2,6-diaminopimelate--D-alanyl-D-alanine ligase; this encodes MADQPLWTIDEVVEATGGHLDGEVTEALDGVAIDSRAISAGDIFVAIKGERTDGHEYAANALKAGAGVAIVSRPDSAMRDAGPVLVVDDALAALEALGRAARTRSSAHVIAVTGSVGKTTTKDALKVALASCGETHASVSSFNNQWGVPLTLARFSRTAEFGVFEVGMNHAGEIETLIDMVRPHTAIVTAIAESHLGHFASLSDIARAKAEIFTGLVTGGVAIINHDTEFFDLLRDAAHEQDITDIRSFGEKDGSHIALKQVTLHDTCSCVTADVRGQQVTYKLGAAGKHVVLNSLAVLAACEAAGADLAKCALALANITPPSGRGVRHKLSRDGSHVTVIDESYNANPASMRAALEMLGASQPSGRGRRIAVLGDMLELGDHSDRLHGELVDPLQTAEVDQVFACGPAMNALWQKLPVAARGAYAPSSQDLIAPLLESIQANDVIMIKGSLGSRMAPVVDAVIKQYRGTSGG
- the rsmH gene encoding 16S rRNA (cytosine(1402)-N(4))-methyltransferase RsmH: MTRSGDHTPDLHIPVLLGPVMDVLCPAHGEVFVDGTFGAGGYTRAVLDAASCRVIAIDRDPNAIAAGDWLVQSSADRLTLVQGRFSQMEQIAADAGLANVDGIVLDVGVSSMQLDQGERGFSFMRDGPLDMRMEQQGTSAADVVNEFEERDLRHIIGVLGEEKRAFAIAKAITKRRKLEPFTRTLDLAALIEATLGRPPKFKGPSIHPATRTFQALRIYVNAELRELAEALAAAERLLAPGGRLAIVTFHSLEDRIVKRFLHQRSGRAARASRHAPQVAEPDPSFEDLARGGVVADESETASNPRARSARLRAGRRTEAEPHPFALEDFGREVTLC